A stretch of the Lineus longissimus chromosome 10, tnLinLong1.2, whole genome shotgun sequence genome encodes the following:
- the LOC135494577 gene encoding ankyrin repeat and MYND domain-containing protein 1-like isoform X3 gives MKTTALSSTSLPKLRTGKFTETDPGEIQKTYKSGASFKGHVRDNVRSGHGIFTWPNGARYEGEYDNNARNGKGIQLWADRSEYTGDFVEDMRHGEGKHVWANGESYTGVFFRDRRHGKGEYRWPDGSWFVGTFYMDKKEGYGAFHFTDGSKFEGLYKDDEREGPGVLTYQDNSQDVGLWHREGLVRICSSLPGAFTMGDHSEFEYNPEDHKQFIKVNDEECNKGSLQNDIVKAPPAVFDYDPDATNRVLSSFSREASSLYCESLDSRSAAIDRKPFDEEFFKSTLETDDNEIVAWNNTPSSVEMQKHIWKHRHFQNLCSFNANKILDGERVQESKKGQIESASDQLITAAQMGDLVAVKELLDDGKVFVDVSDKCGHTALLGAAVNWYQDIINTLLDHGADVNKLNNEGLSALSACAVFFYPIDQFLYNIAERYMEKPPEVEVEFDPNVQGILVTDKERGDEKKSGKRGKQKPIQNSDSKTTLDSGVSSPRVSARRGQKAHKHAKNEMIMDMKTVTEQLMELAPSLTSEPLEEKPEVKPRLRTSTDPGCDSLYDSDEGNSYRNELNTPYSGFESNASVRNFSINVTSQLMERCATQLSQNQMVVDRRRRSSDTDLTGTVRTLAIRKSDYTLMEDTILLLLQRGANPNASSVPMPILFFAIKAADVSMVKVLLLKGASTSAKLSNEKGGLAPLHIACAIPGEEGVQITELLLNSLADPDVRAADDDSFLGKTLQEEWSKDVIDDWSRSVLGGRTPLHIACARDDDYKSATRVVHLLLQHHANPNLLCNGHSPLSLAITSGNDTAIDFLLKYCADPSLPLTHGVGSALCVASSTEYEHRRTIDGRIALIDKLIKAGANILAPILVGLKRIAGTAVDYAYHMYNLDRRIAHMPYHALTQAERETFNARRKLLAHDGDLLREAAVAKEKMRIEEEEILGCRSTSPSPDFVFTGAGAPLPPGSRGRASDSKVSFKDSKGQLDGEGTRKPLFKYCYECGRSVGIRLTACTRCKEVFYCSKACKLKAWNARHKEECVRVGGRSRSPSPRSRSHGRVDSPTPVTIPDKRLPASVANLMADKNAMRIK, from the exons ATGAAGACAACAGCACTGTCCTCAACAAGCCTACCAAAACTGCGCACTGGGAAGTTCACCGAGACGGATCCGGGTGAGATTCAAAAGACGTACAAAAGTGGCGCAAGCTTCAAGGGTCACGTCCGTGATAACGTGAGGTCGGGTCACGGTATATTCACGTGGCCTAACGGAGCGAGATATGAGGGGGAGTACGATAATAATGCCAGGAATGGAAAAG GCATCCAGCTGTGGGCAGACAGAAGTGAATACACCGGAGACTTTGTGGAAGACATGCGCCACGGAGAGGGAAAACACGTCTGGGCAAATGGAGAG AGTTACACCGGTGTGTTCTTTCGAGATCGTCGCCATGGTAAGGGAGAGTATCGGTGGCCTGATGGATCCTGGTTCGTTGGGACGTTCTACATGGATAAGAAGGAGGGATACGGAGCATTCCATTTCACAGATGGAAGCAAGTTTGAA GGCCTTTACAAAGATGACGAACGAGAAGGGCCTGGTGTCCTCACATATCAGGATAATTCTCAAGATGTCGGCCTCTGGCATCGCGAAGGCCTCGTAAGAATCTGCTCGTCGCTCCCCGGAGCTTTTACGATGGGAGACCACAGCGAATTTGAGTATAACCCGGAAGACCACAAACAATTCATCAAAGTTAATGACGAGGAGTGTAACAAAGGAAGTTTACAAAACGACATTGTTAAGGCACCTCCTGCTGTGTTTGATTACGACCCTGATGCAACAAATCGCGTCTTGTCGTCGTTTTCCCGTGAAGCCAGTAGCTTGTATTGCGAGTCTTTAGACTCACGGAGCGCTGCCATCGACAGGAAACCATTCGATGAAGAGTTTTTCAAAAGCACTTTGGAAACTGACGACAATGAAATTGTGGCTTGGAACAATACTCCCTCTAGTGTCGAAATGCAGAAACATATCTGGAagcatagacattttcaaaacttgtgTAGTTTTAATGCGAATAAAATTCTGGATGGAGAACGTGTACAGGAGAGTAAAAAAGGACAAATCGAAAGTGCCTCAGATCAACTTATAACCGCCGCCCAAATGGGTGATCTTGTGGCGGTGAAGGAACTGTTGGATGATGGGAAGGTTTTTGTGGACGTCTCGGATAAATGTGGCCATACGGCTTTACTCGGTGCTGCA GTGAACTGGTATCAAGACATCATCAACACTCTCCTTGACCACGGAGCAGACGTCAACAAACTCAACAACGAGGGCCTGTCCGCTCTCTCCGCATGTGCTGTCTTTTTTTACCCGATTGACCAATTCCTGTATAACATCGCTGAGCGGTACATGGAGAAGCCACCAGAGGTTGAGGTGGAGTTCGATCCAAATGTCCAGGGGATTCTGGTGACGGATAAAGAGAGAGGAGATGAGAAAAAATCAGGGAAAAGAG gtAAACAAAAACCGATACAAAATAGCGATAGCAAAACGACATTGGACAGCGGTGTAAGCAGTCCTCGGGTGTCCGCACGTCGAGGCCAAAAAGCTCACAAACACGCCAAAAACGAAATGATCATGGACATGAAAACGGTGACAGAGCAGTTGATGGAACTCGCCCCGAGCCTCACTTCAGAACCTCTGGAGGAAAAACCAGAAGTAAAACCTCGATTACGGACATCAACGGACCCCGGTTGCGATTCGCTCTACGACAGCGATGAAGGCAACAGCTACCGGAATGAGTTGAATACGCCGTACAGTGGTTTCGAGTCGAATGCGTCCGTGCGGAATTTCTCGATCAACGTGACTAGTCAGTTGATGGAACGATGTGCGACGCAGCTCAGTCAGAATCAGATGGTTGTTGATCGGCGCCGGCGAAGCAGTGACACAGATTTGACCGGTACTGTACGGACATTGGCAATCAGGAAATCCGA TTATACTCTGATGGAGGACACCATCCTCTTGTTACTACAGCGGGGCGCCAACCCGAATGCCTCATCCGTCCCAATGCCAATATTATTCTTCGCCATCAAAGCTGCTGATGTATCGATGGTGAAAGTGTTGCTACTCAAGGGAGCATCCACTAGTGCCAAATTATCCAATGAG aagGGGGGACTTGCCCCACTTCACATAGCCTGTGCTATACCGGGAGAGGAAGGTGTCCAGATCACGGAACTTTTACTGAACTCCCTGGCGGACCCTGATGTCCGGGCAGCAGATGATGACTCATTTCTTGGGAAAACGTTG CAAGAGGAGTGGAGCAAGGATGTGATAGACGACTGGAGTCGTTCAGTGCTGGGTGGGAGGACGCCGTTACATATTGCATGCGCCAGAGATGATGACTATAAG AGTGCTACGCGTGTCGTTCACTTACTCCTTCAGCACCATGCCAACCCGAATCTTCTCTGCAATGGACATTCACCACTTTCCCTGGCCATAACTAGTGGAAACGACACG GCAATCGACTTCCTGCTGAAGTATTGCGCAGATCCCAGTTTACCGCTGACCCATGGTGTTGGAAGCGCCCTCTGCGTGGCATCATCTACCGAGTACGAACACAGACGGACAATAGATGGCAGGATCGCACTG attgacaaattaatcaaaGCTGGTGCAAATATTCTCGCTCCAATTCTGGTTGGGCTGAAGCGTATTGCTGGCACGGCCGTAGATTATGCCTACCACATGTACAACCTGGACAGACGCATAGCCCACATGCCCTATCACGCTTTAACACAAGCCGAGAGAGAGACGTTCAACGCACGGCGGAAGTTACTGGCGCATGATGGTGATCTGCTCCGTGAGGCGGCGGTCGCCAAGGAGAAGATGCGAATCGAGGAAGAAGAGATACTGGGTTGTAGAA GTACAAGCCCCAGCCCTGATTTTGTGTTCACGGGTGCCGGTGCACCACTGCCTCCAGGCTCAAGGGGAAGGGCCAGTGATAGCAAGGTCAGTTTTAAGGACAGCAAGGGCCAGCTTGACGGAGAGGGGACAAG GAAGCCACTGTTCAAGTACTGCTACGAATGCGGACGATCGGTTGGAATCCGCCTGACAGCCTGCACTCGCTGTAAGGAGGTGTTCTACTGCAGTAAGGCGTGTAAGCTGAAGGCTTGGAATGCTCGACATAAAGAGGAGTGTGTCAGAGTGGGCG gTCGTTCCAGAAGTCCCAGTCCCAGGTCACGTAGCCATGGCAGGGTAGACAGTCCAACACCTGTTACAATCCCCGACAAACGGTTACCAGCCTCGGTCGCTAATCTAATGGCCGATAAAAACGCCATGAGGATCAAG TAA
- the LOC135494577 gene encoding ankyrin repeat and MYND domain-containing protein 1-like isoform X1 yields MKTTALSSTSLPKLRTGKFTETDPGEIQKTYKSGASFKGHVRDNVRSGHGIFTWPNGARYEGEYDNNARNGKGIQLWADRSEYTGDFVEDMRHGEGKHVWANGESYTGVFFRDRRHGKGEYRWPDGSWFVGTFYMDKKEGYGAFHFTDGSKFEGLYKDDEREGPGVLTYQDNSQDVGLWHREGLVRICSSLPGAFTMGDHSEFEYNPEDHKQFIKVNDEECNKGSLQNDIVKAPPAVFDYDPDATNRVLSSFSREASSLYCESLDSRSAAIDRKPFDEEFFKSTLETDDNEIVAWNNTPSSVEMQKHIWKHRHFQNLCSFNANKILDGERVQESKKGQIESASDQLITAAQMGDLVAVKELLDDGKVFVDVSDKCGHTALLGAAVNWYQDIINTLLDHGADVNKLNNEGLSALSACAVFFYPIDQFLYNIAERYMEKPPEVEVEFDPNVQGILVTDKERGDEKKSGKRGKQKPIQNSDSKTTLDSGVSSPRVSARRGQKAHKHAKNEMIMDMKTVTEQLMELAPSLTSEPLEEKPEVKPRLRTSTDPGCDSLYDSDEGNSYRNELNTPYSGFESNASVRNFSINVTSQLMERCATQLSQNQMVVDRRRRSSDTDLTGTVRTLAIRKSDYTLMEDTILLLLQRGANPNASSVPMPILFFAIKAADVSMVKVLLLKGASTSAKLSNEKGGLAPLHIACAIPGEEGVQITELLLNSLADPDVRAADDDSFLGKTLQEEWSKDVIDDWSRSVLGGRTPLHIACARDDDYKSATRVVHLLLQHHANPNLLCNGHSPLSLAITSGNDTAIDFLLKYCADPSLPLTHGVGSALCVASSTEYEHRRTIDGRIALIDKLIKAGANILAPILVGLKRIAGTAVDYAYHMYNLDRRIAHMPYHALTQAERETFNARRKLLAHDGDLLREAAVAKEKMRIEEEEILGCRSTSPSPDFVFTGAGAPLPPGSRGRASDSKVSFKDSKGQLDGEGTRKPLFKYCYECGRSVGIRLTACTRCKEVFYCSKACKLKAWNARHKEECVRVGGRSRSPSPRSRSHGRVDSPTPVTIPDKRLPASVANLMADKNAMRIKVPFKGRSQSARIAAALGQHGIRSGSIGQGGYFGKGTKGGATKDGHGGYFGKGMKGGASDGQFRDQDEYDENMDNYSYN; encoded by the exons ATGAAGACAACAGCACTGTCCTCAACAAGCCTACCAAAACTGCGCACTGGGAAGTTCACCGAGACGGATCCGGGTGAGATTCAAAAGACGTACAAAAGTGGCGCAAGCTTCAAGGGTCACGTCCGTGATAACGTGAGGTCGGGTCACGGTATATTCACGTGGCCTAACGGAGCGAGATATGAGGGGGAGTACGATAATAATGCCAGGAATGGAAAAG GCATCCAGCTGTGGGCAGACAGAAGTGAATACACCGGAGACTTTGTGGAAGACATGCGCCACGGAGAGGGAAAACACGTCTGGGCAAATGGAGAG AGTTACACCGGTGTGTTCTTTCGAGATCGTCGCCATGGTAAGGGAGAGTATCGGTGGCCTGATGGATCCTGGTTCGTTGGGACGTTCTACATGGATAAGAAGGAGGGATACGGAGCATTCCATTTCACAGATGGAAGCAAGTTTGAA GGCCTTTACAAAGATGACGAACGAGAAGGGCCTGGTGTCCTCACATATCAGGATAATTCTCAAGATGTCGGCCTCTGGCATCGCGAAGGCCTCGTAAGAATCTGCTCGTCGCTCCCCGGAGCTTTTACGATGGGAGACCACAGCGAATTTGAGTATAACCCGGAAGACCACAAACAATTCATCAAAGTTAATGACGAGGAGTGTAACAAAGGAAGTTTACAAAACGACATTGTTAAGGCACCTCCTGCTGTGTTTGATTACGACCCTGATGCAACAAATCGCGTCTTGTCGTCGTTTTCCCGTGAAGCCAGTAGCTTGTATTGCGAGTCTTTAGACTCACGGAGCGCTGCCATCGACAGGAAACCATTCGATGAAGAGTTTTTCAAAAGCACTTTGGAAACTGACGACAATGAAATTGTGGCTTGGAACAATACTCCCTCTAGTGTCGAAATGCAGAAACATATCTGGAagcatagacattttcaaaacttgtgTAGTTTTAATGCGAATAAAATTCTGGATGGAGAACGTGTACAGGAGAGTAAAAAAGGACAAATCGAAAGTGCCTCAGATCAACTTATAACCGCCGCCCAAATGGGTGATCTTGTGGCGGTGAAGGAACTGTTGGATGATGGGAAGGTTTTTGTGGACGTCTCGGATAAATGTGGCCATACGGCTTTACTCGGTGCTGCA GTGAACTGGTATCAAGACATCATCAACACTCTCCTTGACCACGGAGCAGACGTCAACAAACTCAACAACGAGGGCCTGTCCGCTCTCTCCGCATGTGCTGTCTTTTTTTACCCGATTGACCAATTCCTGTATAACATCGCTGAGCGGTACATGGAGAAGCCACCAGAGGTTGAGGTGGAGTTCGATCCAAATGTCCAGGGGATTCTGGTGACGGATAAAGAGAGAGGAGATGAGAAAAAATCAGGGAAAAGAG gtAAACAAAAACCGATACAAAATAGCGATAGCAAAACGACATTGGACAGCGGTGTAAGCAGTCCTCGGGTGTCCGCACGTCGAGGCCAAAAAGCTCACAAACACGCCAAAAACGAAATGATCATGGACATGAAAACGGTGACAGAGCAGTTGATGGAACTCGCCCCGAGCCTCACTTCAGAACCTCTGGAGGAAAAACCAGAAGTAAAACCTCGATTACGGACATCAACGGACCCCGGTTGCGATTCGCTCTACGACAGCGATGAAGGCAACAGCTACCGGAATGAGTTGAATACGCCGTACAGTGGTTTCGAGTCGAATGCGTCCGTGCGGAATTTCTCGATCAACGTGACTAGTCAGTTGATGGAACGATGTGCGACGCAGCTCAGTCAGAATCAGATGGTTGTTGATCGGCGCCGGCGAAGCAGTGACACAGATTTGACCGGTACTGTACGGACATTGGCAATCAGGAAATCCGA TTATACTCTGATGGAGGACACCATCCTCTTGTTACTACAGCGGGGCGCCAACCCGAATGCCTCATCCGTCCCAATGCCAATATTATTCTTCGCCATCAAAGCTGCTGATGTATCGATGGTGAAAGTGTTGCTACTCAAGGGAGCATCCACTAGTGCCAAATTATCCAATGAG aagGGGGGACTTGCCCCACTTCACATAGCCTGTGCTATACCGGGAGAGGAAGGTGTCCAGATCACGGAACTTTTACTGAACTCCCTGGCGGACCCTGATGTCCGGGCAGCAGATGATGACTCATTTCTTGGGAAAACGTTG CAAGAGGAGTGGAGCAAGGATGTGATAGACGACTGGAGTCGTTCAGTGCTGGGTGGGAGGACGCCGTTACATATTGCATGCGCCAGAGATGATGACTATAAG AGTGCTACGCGTGTCGTTCACTTACTCCTTCAGCACCATGCCAACCCGAATCTTCTCTGCAATGGACATTCACCACTTTCCCTGGCCATAACTAGTGGAAACGACACG GCAATCGACTTCCTGCTGAAGTATTGCGCAGATCCCAGTTTACCGCTGACCCATGGTGTTGGAAGCGCCCTCTGCGTGGCATCATCTACCGAGTACGAACACAGACGGACAATAGATGGCAGGATCGCACTG attgacaaattaatcaaaGCTGGTGCAAATATTCTCGCTCCAATTCTGGTTGGGCTGAAGCGTATTGCTGGCACGGCCGTAGATTATGCCTACCACATGTACAACCTGGACAGACGCATAGCCCACATGCCCTATCACGCTTTAACACAAGCCGAGAGAGAGACGTTCAACGCACGGCGGAAGTTACTGGCGCATGATGGTGATCTGCTCCGTGAGGCGGCGGTCGCCAAGGAGAAGATGCGAATCGAGGAAGAAGAGATACTGGGTTGTAGAA GTACAAGCCCCAGCCCTGATTTTGTGTTCACGGGTGCCGGTGCACCACTGCCTCCAGGCTCAAGGGGAAGGGCCAGTGATAGCAAGGTCAGTTTTAAGGACAGCAAGGGCCAGCTTGACGGAGAGGGGACAAG GAAGCCACTGTTCAAGTACTGCTACGAATGCGGACGATCGGTTGGAATCCGCCTGACAGCCTGCACTCGCTGTAAGGAGGTGTTCTACTGCAGTAAGGCGTGTAAGCTGAAGGCTTGGAATGCTCGACATAAAGAGGAGTGTGTCAGAGTGGGCG gTCGTTCCAGAAGTCCCAGTCCCAGGTCACGTAGCCATGGCAGGGTAGACAGTCCAACACCTGTTACAATCCCCGACAAACGGTTACCAGCCTCGGTCGCTAATCTAATGGCCGATAAAAACGCCATGAGGATCAAG GTCCCATTTAAAGGTCGTAGTCAGAGTGCGCGAATTGCAGCTGCCTTAGGGCAGCATGGCATCCGGTCCGGCTCTATCGGCCAAGGTGGTTACTTTGGCAAGGGAACGAAAGGGGGCGCCACGAAAGACGGCCATGGCGGTTACTTTGGCAAAGGGATGAAAGGGGGTGCCAGTGATGGCCAGTTCAGAGACCAAGATGAATATGACGAGAACATGGACAACTACAGCTATAACTAG
- the LOC135494577 gene encoding ankyrin repeat and MYND domain-containing protein 1-like isoform X2 has product MKTTALSSTSLPKLRTGKFTETDPGEIQKTYKSGASFKGHVRDNVRSGHGIFTWPNGARYEGEYDNNARNGKGIQLWADRSEYTGDFVEDMRHGEGKHVWANGESYTGVFFRDRRHGKGEYRWPDGSWFVGTFYMDKKEGYGAFHFTDGSKFEGLYKDDEREGPGVLTYQDNSQDVGLWHREGLVRICSSLPGAFTMGDHSEFEYNPEDHKQFIKVNDEECNKGSLQNDIVKAPPAVFDYDPDATNRVLSSFSREASSLYCESLDSRSAAIDRKPFDEEFFKSTLETDDNEIVAWNNTPSSVEMQKHIWKHRHFQNLCSFNANKILDGERVQESKKGQIESASDQLITAAQMGDLVAVKELLDDGKVFVDVSDKCGHTALLGAAVNWYQDIINTLLDHGADVNKLNNEGLSALSACAVFFYPIDQFLYNIAERYMEKPPEVEVEFDPNVQGILVTDKERGDEKKSGKRGKQKPIQNSDSKTTLDSGVSSPRVSARRGQKAHKHAKNEMIMDMKTVTEQLMELAPSLTSEPLEEKPEVKPRLRTSTDPGCDSLYDSDEGNSYRNELNTPYSGFESNASVRNFSINVTSQLMERCATQLSQNQMVVDRRRRSSDTDLTGTVRTLAIRKSDYTLMEDTILLLLQRGANPNASSVPMPILFFAIKAADVSMVKVLLLKGASTSAKLSNEKGGLAPLHIACAIPGEEGVQITELLLNSLADPDVRAADDDSFLGKTLQEEWSKDVIDDWSRSVLGGRTPLHIACARDDDYKSATRVVHLLLQHHANPNLLCNGHSPLSLAITSGNDTAIDFLLKYCADPSLPLTHGVGSALCVASSTEYEHRRTIDGRIALIDKLIKAGANILAPILVGLKRIAGTAVDYAYHMYNLDRRIAHMPYHALTQAERETFNARRKLLAHDGDLLREAAVAKEKMRIEEEEILGCRSTSPSPDFVFTGAGAPLPPGSRGRASDSKVSFKDSKGQLDGEGTRKPLFKYCYECGRSVGIRLTACTRCKEVFYCSKACKLKAWNARHKEECVRVGGPESRKGHSQSKAALSDDEDDPSSPRKHKETTAAKVESVKGILKKSKAFSLR; this is encoded by the exons ATGAAGACAACAGCACTGTCCTCAACAAGCCTACCAAAACTGCGCACTGGGAAGTTCACCGAGACGGATCCGGGTGAGATTCAAAAGACGTACAAAAGTGGCGCAAGCTTCAAGGGTCACGTCCGTGATAACGTGAGGTCGGGTCACGGTATATTCACGTGGCCTAACGGAGCGAGATATGAGGGGGAGTACGATAATAATGCCAGGAATGGAAAAG GCATCCAGCTGTGGGCAGACAGAAGTGAATACACCGGAGACTTTGTGGAAGACATGCGCCACGGAGAGGGAAAACACGTCTGGGCAAATGGAGAG AGTTACACCGGTGTGTTCTTTCGAGATCGTCGCCATGGTAAGGGAGAGTATCGGTGGCCTGATGGATCCTGGTTCGTTGGGACGTTCTACATGGATAAGAAGGAGGGATACGGAGCATTCCATTTCACAGATGGAAGCAAGTTTGAA GGCCTTTACAAAGATGACGAACGAGAAGGGCCTGGTGTCCTCACATATCAGGATAATTCTCAAGATGTCGGCCTCTGGCATCGCGAAGGCCTCGTAAGAATCTGCTCGTCGCTCCCCGGAGCTTTTACGATGGGAGACCACAGCGAATTTGAGTATAACCCGGAAGACCACAAACAATTCATCAAAGTTAATGACGAGGAGTGTAACAAAGGAAGTTTACAAAACGACATTGTTAAGGCACCTCCTGCTGTGTTTGATTACGACCCTGATGCAACAAATCGCGTCTTGTCGTCGTTTTCCCGTGAAGCCAGTAGCTTGTATTGCGAGTCTTTAGACTCACGGAGCGCTGCCATCGACAGGAAACCATTCGATGAAGAGTTTTTCAAAAGCACTTTGGAAACTGACGACAATGAAATTGTGGCTTGGAACAATACTCCCTCTAGTGTCGAAATGCAGAAACATATCTGGAagcatagacattttcaaaacttgtgTAGTTTTAATGCGAATAAAATTCTGGATGGAGAACGTGTACAGGAGAGTAAAAAAGGACAAATCGAAAGTGCCTCAGATCAACTTATAACCGCCGCCCAAATGGGTGATCTTGTGGCGGTGAAGGAACTGTTGGATGATGGGAAGGTTTTTGTGGACGTCTCGGATAAATGTGGCCATACGGCTTTACTCGGTGCTGCA GTGAACTGGTATCAAGACATCATCAACACTCTCCTTGACCACGGAGCAGACGTCAACAAACTCAACAACGAGGGCCTGTCCGCTCTCTCCGCATGTGCTGTCTTTTTTTACCCGATTGACCAATTCCTGTATAACATCGCTGAGCGGTACATGGAGAAGCCACCAGAGGTTGAGGTGGAGTTCGATCCAAATGTCCAGGGGATTCTGGTGACGGATAAAGAGAGAGGAGATGAGAAAAAATCAGGGAAAAGAG gtAAACAAAAACCGATACAAAATAGCGATAGCAAAACGACATTGGACAGCGGTGTAAGCAGTCCTCGGGTGTCCGCACGTCGAGGCCAAAAAGCTCACAAACACGCCAAAAACGAAATGATCATGGACATGAAAACGGTGACAGAGCAGTTGATGGAACTCGCCCCGAGCCTCACTTCAGAACCTCTGGAGGAAAAACCAGAAGTAAAACCTCGATTACGGACATCAACGGACCCCGGTTGCGATTCGCTCTACGACAGCGATGAAGGCAACAGCTACCGGAATGAGTTGAATACGCCGTACAGTGGTTTCGAGTCGAATGCGTCCGTGCGGAATTTCTCGATCAACGTGACTAGTCAGTTGATGGAACGATGTGCGACGCAGCTCAGTCAGAATCAGATGGTTGTTGATCGGCGCCGGCGAAGCAGTGACACAGATTTGACCGGTACTGTACGGACATTGGCAATCAGGAAATCCGA TTATACTCTGATGGAGGACACCATCCTCTTGTTACTACAGCGGGGCGCCAACCCGAATGCCTCATCCGTCCCAATGCCAATATTATTCTTCGCCATCAAAGCTGCTGATGTATCGATGGTGAAAGTGTTGCTACTCAAGGGAGCATCCACTAGTGCCAAATTATCCAATGAG aagGGGGGACTTGCCCCACTTCACATAGCCTGTGCTATACCGGGAGAGGAAGGTGTCCAGATCACGGAACTTTTACTGAACTCCCTGGCGGACCCTGATGTCCGGGCAGCAGATGATGACTCATTTCTTGGGAAAACGTTG CAAGAGGAGTGGAGCAAGGATGTGATAGACGACTGGAGTCGTTCAGTGCTGGGTGGGAGGACGCCGTTACATATTGCATGCGCCAGAGATGATGACTATAAG AGTGCTACGCGTGTCGTTCACTTACTCCTTCAGCACCATGCCAACCCGAATCTTCTCTGCAATGGACATTCACCACTTTCCCTGGCCATAACTAGTGGAAACGACACG GCAATCGACTTCCTGCTGAAGTATTGCGCAGATCCCAGTTTACCGCTGACCCATGGTGTTGGAAGCGCCCTCTGCGTGGCATCATCTACCGAGTACGAACACAGACGGACAATAGATGGCAGGATCGCACTG attgacaaattaatcaaaGCTGGTGCAAATATTCTCGCTCCAATTCTGGTTGGGCTGAAGCGTATTGCTGGCACGGCCGTAGATTATGCCTACCACATGTACAACCTGGACAGACGCATAGCCCACATGCCCTATCACGCTTTAACACAAGCCGAGAGAGAGACGTTCAACGCACGGCGGAAGTTACTGGCGCATGATGGTGATCTGCTCCGTGAGGCGGCGGTCGCCAAGGAGAAGATGCGAATCGAGGAAGAAGAGATACTGGGTTGTAGAA GTACAAGCCCCAGCCCTGATTTTGTGTTCACGGGTGCCGGTGCACCACTGCCTCCAGGCTCAAGGGGAAGGGCCAGTGATAGCAAGGTCAGTTTTAAGGACAGCAAGGGCCAGCTTGACGGAGAGGGGACAAG GAAGCCACTGTTCAAGTACTGCTACGAATGCGGACGATCGGTTGGAATCCGCCTGACAGCCTGCACTCGCTGTAAGGAGGTGTTCTACTGCAGTAAGGCGTGTAAGCTGAAGGCTTGGAATGCTCGACATAAAGAGGAGTGTGTCAGAGTGGGCG GCCCCGAGAGTCGTAAAGGTCACAGTCAATCCAAGGCAGCTCTTTCAGATGATGAGGACGACCCTTCAAGTCCTCGGAAGCATAAAGAAACGACTGCAGCTAAAG TTGAATCAGTGAAAGGCATCTTGAAGAAATCGAAGGCGTTTAGTTTGCGGTAG